Proteins from a genomic interval of Kitasatospora herbaricolor:
- a CDS encoding TIGR03086 family metal-binding protein, with product MTQDPRPLYLLALGQLEKLLAEVTPEALGNATPCTEYDLRELLSHTVGGVHRIAYIGEGGRAQDVAAACGEIEDDEWPAVFERAVARVTAAWAEDAKLDRPSVAPWGEVPGRGALGGYVMEAVTHSWDIARALDSTLPLDDGLALAALAVAEAVLPADIRGFVPFGEVRPVPADAAPYARLAGWLGREA from the coding sequence ATGACCCAGGACCCCCGCCCGCTGTACCTGCTCGCGCTCGGCCAGCTGGAGAAGCTGCTCGCCGAGGTGACGCCCGAGGCGCTCGGCAACGCCACCCCGTGCACCGAGTACGACCTGCGGGAGCTGCTGAGCCACACCGTCGGCGGCGTGCACCGGATCGCCTACATCGGGGAGGGCGGCCGGGCCCAGGACGTGGCGGCCGCCTGCGGCGAGATCGAGGACGACGAGTGGCCCGCCGTGTTCGAGCGGGCCGTCGCCCGGGTGACGGCGGCCTGGGCCGAGGACGCCAAGCTGGACCGGCCGAGCGTGGCGCCCTGGGGCGAGGTGCCGGGCCGGGGCGCGCTGGGCGGCTACGTGATGGAGGCGGTCACGCACTCCTGGGACATCGCCCGGGCGCTGGACAGCACCCTCCCGCTGGACGACGGGCTGGCCCTGGCCGCGCTGGCCGTCGCGGAGGCCGTGCTGCCCGCCGACATCCGCGGCTTCGTGCCGTTCGGCGAGGTCCGGCCCGTCCCGGCGGACGCGGCCCCCTACGCCCGGCTGGCCGGCTGGCTCGGCCGGGAGGCCTGA
- a CDS encoding helix-turn-helix transcriptional regulator → MKADRLLSILLLLQTRGRVTAAELAERLEVSVRTVYRDVEALSAAGVPVYTERGRHGGVALLPGYRTDVTGLTGDEARALFVLAAEGAHRALGLDGALGSALRKVMAALPAPHRPAAERTSERVLVDPARWMRTGPDTAVDLGELQRAVFADRRLRLAYRHSGAAGPAEYTVDPYGLVSKAGVWYLVADLAGEPRLFRADRASAAETLEEPVRRRPGASLGEVWAGLRERVERLPVEVTVRLRVRRERLDMFVRIHGALLVAPPPAPAGEWAELVMGFRAVRAVRALLAFGADVEVHSPPEARRELAAAAAEAVRLYARDAAVPGPEADGPDAGR, encoded by the coding sequence ATGAAAGCCGACCGGCTGCTGTCGATCCTGCTGCTGCTCCAGACCCGCGGGCGGGTGACCGCCGCCGAACTGGCCGAGCGGCTGGAGGTTTCCGTCCGGACCGTCTACCGGGACGTCGAGGCGCTCTCCGCGGCCGGTGTGCCGGTCTACACCGAGCGCGGGCGGCACGGCGGCGTCGCCCTGCTGCCCGGCTACCGCACCGACGTCACCGGACTGACCGGCGACGAGGCCCGGGCGCTGTTCGTGCTGGCGGCCGAGGGCGCGCACCGCGCGCTCGGGCTGGACGGCGCGCTCGGCTCCGCCCTGCGCAAGGTGATGGCCGCGCTGCCCGCCCCGCACCGCCCGGCCGCCGAGCGGACCAGCGAACGCGTCCTGGTCGACCCCGCGCGCTGGATGCGGACCGGCCCGGACACCGCCGTCGACCTGGGCGAACTCCAGCGGGCCGTGTTCGCCGACCGCCGGCTGCGGCTCGCCTACCGGCACAGCGGCGCCGCCGGGCCGGCCGAGTACACCGTCGACCCGTACGGCCTGGTGAGCAAGGCCGGTGTCTGGTACCTGGTGGCCGATCTGGCCGGCGAGCCGCGGCTGTTCCGGGCGGACCGGGCGTCGGCGGCGGAGACCCTGGAGGAGCCGGTGCGCCGCCGGCCGGGGGCGAGCCTGGGCGAGGTCTGGGCGGGGCTGCGGGAGCGGGTGGAGCGGCTGCCGGTCGAGGTGACGGTCCGGCTGAGGGTCCGCCGGGAGCGGCTGGACATGTTCGTCCGGATCCACGGCGCCCTGCTGGTGGCGCCGCCGCCCGCCCCGGCGGGGGAGTGGGCCGAGCTGGTGATGGGGTTCCGGGCGGTGCGGGCCGTCCGTGCCCTGCTGGCCTTCGGCGCGGACGTCGAGGTGCACTCCCCGCCCGAGGCCCGCCGGGAGCTGGCGGCGGCGGCCGCCGAGGCGGTGCGGCTCTACGCGCGGGACGCGGCCGTGCCCGGCCCGGAGGCGGACGGCCCGGACGCCGGGCGGTGA